Proteins encoded in a region of the Mycteria americana isolate JAX WOST 10 ecotype Jacksonville Zoo and Gardens chromosome 9, USCA_MyAme_1.0, whole genome shotgun sequence genome:
- the KMO gene encoding kynurenine 3-monooxygenase — protein sequence MEPGDPQGKRVAIVGGGLVGALNACFFARRGFCVDVYEAREDIRVASFARGRSINLALSHRGRQALQAVGMEEQIVSKGIPMRARRIHTPSGKKYSIPYGKKNQYILSVDRANLNRELLTAAEKYSNTKLYFGHKLLGCNAELGKLTIKRSDQRPLEVTYDLIVGCDGAFSTVRKQFMRQTRFNYSHEYIPHGYMELTIPPKDGDFAMEPNYLHIWPRNTFMMIALPNMDKSFTCTLFMPFEDFEKLTTGEQVLGFFQTHFPDAIPLIGERELKHDYFLLPAQAMISVKCSSYHLASRCVLMGDAAHAVVPFYGQGMNAGFEDCLVFDELMDQFHNDLGACLPEFSRLRVPDDHAISDLAMYNYVEMREHVNSTWFIFRKHVDNFLHTLMPSTIVPLYTMVTFTRIRYHEALQRWKWQKKIINRGLFVMGAAGLGGTYLLIKRLARDLDFCMENLWGWSHYVKNIGKFPCGTQVA from the exons ATGGAGCCTGGTGACCCCCAGGGGAAAAGAGTCGCCATTGTCGGCGGTGGTCTG GTGGGTGCATTAAATGCCTGCTTCTTTGCTAGACGAGGTTTCTGTGTTGATGTTTATGAAGCCAGAGAAG ATATCCGGGTGGCCAGCTTTGCCCGTGGCAGAAGCATTAACTTGGCCCTGTCCCACAGAGGACGACAAGCTCTCCAAGCCGTGGGGATGGAAGAGCAG ATTGTATCCAAAGGCATTCCCATGCGGGCAAGGAGGATACATACACCTTCAGGGAAGAAGTACTCTATCCCCTACGGGAAGAAGAACCAG TACATTCTCTCTGTGGACAGAGCAAACTTAAACAGAGAGCTGCTAACAG ctgCTGAGAAGTACTCCAACACTAAACTGTACTTTGGACACAAGCTCCTGGGGTGCAATGCAGAGTTGGGGAAGTTAACCATAAAAAG ATCTGACCAGCGGCCCTTGGAAGTCACCTACGATCTCATCGTGGGATGTGATGGAGCCTTCTCAACAGTCAGAAAGCAGTTCATGAGGCAAACGCGCTTTAACTACAGTCACGAGTACATTCCTCATGGCTACATGGAGCTGACCATCCCTCCCAAGGATGGAGAC tttGCCATGGAACCAAACTACCTCCATATCTGGCCGAGAAACACCTTCATGATGATTGCACTGCCCAACATG GACAAGTCCTTCACCTGCACACTCTTCATGCCCTTTGAGGACTTTGAGAAGCTCACGACAGGCGAGCAagtgctgggttttttccagACCCACTTCCCAGACGCCATCCCCCTCATCGGAGA GCGAGAGCTGAAGCACGATTACTTTTTGCTGCCAGCCCAAGCCATGATATCTGTGAAGTGCTCCTCCTACCACCTTGCTTCCCGGTGCGTGCTGATGGGAGATGCCGCGCATGCCGTTGTGCCCTTCTATGGACAGGGCATGAATGCA GGCTTTGAGGATTGTCTGGTCTTTGATGAATTAATGGACCAGTTCCACAATGACCTTG gtGCCTGCCTCCCTGAGTTCTCCAGGCTGAGGGTGCCAGATGACCATGCGATCTCGGATTTAGCCATGTACAACTACGTAGAG ATGCGCGAGCACGTGAATTCAACGTGGTTCATTTTCCGGAAGCACGTAGACAACTTCCTCCACACCCTCATGCCTTCCACTATTGTCCCGCTGTACACCATG GTGACCTTCACCAGAATTCGCTACCATGAGGCACTTCAGCGCTGGAAATGGCAGAAAAAG ATAATTAATCGAGGGCTCTTTGTCATGGGAGCAGCAGGACTGGGTGGCACCTACCTGCTCATAAAGCGACTGGCACGGGACTTGGACTTCTGCATGGAAAACTTGTGGGGGTGGTCCCATTATGTCAAGAATATCGGAAAATTTCCCTGTGGCACACAAGTAGCTTAA